One genomic window of Eleginops maclovinus isolate JMC-PN-2008 ecotype Puerto Natales chromosome 12, JC_Emac_rtc_rv5, whole genome shotgun sequence includes the following:
- the LOC134873558 gene encoding zinc-binding protein A33-like gives MAEKIALVERFLSCHVCSETFRDPVSLSCNHSFCSSCLQKFWEQSKNKNCPICKRKSSKDPVVNFALKELADSFAERQKAGSSETEKGEKKVEVVCSKHQEEPRLFCKDEDRAVCPVCEFSLHQSHKVVPIEQAVGELKDLLKSDLESLQDKRDKYKRVETTYNEVIQLSKKQLLSTERKIRAEFNQLHQVLKEEEESRLAALREEEEEKGKTISREMKSIQEHISSLSHSISAVEEELQKHNVPFLSSYKATQSRARVQSSLSDPQLLSGALTDVSKHLGNLSCRVWEKMKDKVHFSPVILDPNTANGWLCLSDDLTSVRNGDKSQQLPDNPERCTNSANVLGAEGFSSGKHSWEVEVGDHPAWNIGLTKESADRKGKRFDSPKYGIWCLFHRVGKYTNGDGETVRVEKNLQRIRVQLDYDRGEVSFYDPEDMTHIYTHRDTFTEKLFPYFSIGSAGDAKTADIKICQTEIPL, from the coding sequence ATGGCTGAGAAAATCGCTCTTGTTGAACGTTTCCTGAGCTGCCATGTGTGTTCAGAGACTTTCAGAGATCCTGTGTCTCTGAGCTGCAACCACAGTTTCTGTTCAAGCTGCCTGCAGAAATTCTGGGAACAGAGTAAGAACAAAAACTGTCccatttgtaaaagaaaatcttCAAAAGATCCTGTGGTGAACTTTGCACTAAAGGAGCTGGCTGACTCATTtgctgagagacagaaagctgGATCATctgagacagaaaaaggagagaagaaggtGGAGGTGGTGTGTAGTAAACATCAAGAAGAGCCTAGATTGTTCTGTAAGGATGAAGATAGAGCTGTGTGTCCTGTCTGTGAGTTTTCTCTCCACCAGAGTCACAAGGTGGTTCCTATAGAACAAGCAGTCGGTGAGCTGAAGGACCTGCTGAAATCTGACTTAGAGTCTCTGCAGGACAAGAGGGACAAATACAAACGAGTGGAGACAACATACAATGAAGTGATTCAACTGTCCAAGAAGCAGCTGCTGTCCACAGAGAGGAAGATCAGAGCAGAGTTCAACCAGCTCCATCAGGTcctgaaagaggaagaggagtccaGACTGGCAGctctgagggaggaagaggaggagaaggggaagaCTATCAgcagagagatgaagagcaTTCAGGAGCACATCTCCTCTCTGTCACACAGTATCTCTGCTGTTGAagaagagctgcagaaacacaacgtGCCCTTCCTCAGCAGTTATAAAGCCACTCAGAGCAGAGCCAGAGTCCAGAGCTCACTGTCAGACCCACAGCTGCTCTCAGGAGCGCTGACAGATGTGTCCAAACACCTGGGCAACCTGTCCTGCAGAGTCTGGGAGAAGATGAAGGACAAGGTCCACTTCAGTCCTGTCATTCTGGACCCAAACACTGCAAACGGTtggctctgtctgtctgatgaTCTGACCAGTGTGAGAAATGGAGACAAATCTCAGCAGCTTCCTGATAATCCAGAGAGATGCACTAACAGTGCTAATGTTCTTGGTGCTGAGGGCTTCAGCTCAGGGAAACACAGctgggaggtggaggtgggagATCATCCTGCCTGGAATATTGGTTTGACTAAAGAGTCAGCTGACAGGAAGGGAAAGAGATTTGACTCACCAAAATATGGAATCTGGTGTTTATTTCATCGCGTTGGAAAATACACTAATGGTGACGGTGAGACTGTCAGAGTGGAGAAGAATCTCCAGAGGATCAGAGTCCAGCTGGACTATGACAGGGGGGAGGTGTCCTTCTACGACCCTGAAGACATGACTCACATCTACACTCACAGAGACACTTTCACTGAGAAACTCTTCCCATATTTCAGTATTGGATCAGCTGGTGATGCTAAAACTGCTGATATCAAAATCTGTCAGACTGAGATTCCTCTGTGA
- the LOC134873556 gene encoding nuclear factor 7, brain-like, translated as MAENTALFESYLSCHVCSETFRDPVSLSCNHSFCSSCLQKFWEQNKNKNCPICKRKSSKDHPVVNFALKELADSFAERQKAGSSETEKGEKKVEVVCSKHQEEPRLFCKDEDRAVCPVCEISLHQSQVPVEQAVSELKDLLKSDLESLQDKKDKYKRVEKTYNEVIQLSKKQLLSTERKIRAEFNQLHQFLKEEEESRLAALREEEEQKGKIISREMKSIQEHISSLSHSISAVEEELQKHNVPFLSSYKATQSRARVQSSLSDPQLLSGALTDVAKHLGNLSFRVWEKMKDKVHFSPVILDPNTASRWLYLSDDLTSVRNGDKSQQLPDNPERFTNTANVLGAEGFSSGKHSWELEVGDHPAWNIGLTKESVDRKGKRCATPKYGIWCLSHGSGKYTNGISETVRVEKNLQRIRVQLDYDRGEVSFYDPEDMTHIYTHVIDTFTEKLFPYFSIGSAGDAKTAGITICQTEIPL; from the coding sequence ATGGCTGAGAACACTGCTCTTTTTGAAAGTTATCTGAGCTGTCATGTGTGTTCAGAGACTTTCAGAGATCCTGTGTCTCTGAGCTGCAACCACAGCTTCTGTTCGAGCTGCCTGCAGAAATTCTGGGaacaaaataagaacaaaaactGTCCCATTTGTAAAAGAAAGTCTTCCAAAGATCATCCTGTTGTGAACTTTGCACTGAAGGAGCTGGCTGACTCCTTtgctgagagacagaaagctgGATCATctgagacagaaaaaggagagaagaaggtGGAGGTGGTGTGTAGTAAACATCAAGAAGAGCCTAGATTATTCTGTAAGGATGAAGATAGAGCTGTGTGTCCTGTCTGTGAGATTTCTCTCCACCAGAGTCAGGTTCCTGTAGAACAAGCAGTCAGTGAGCTGAAGGACCTGTTGAAATCTGACTTAGAGTCTCTGCAGGACAAGAAGGACAAATACAAACGAGTGGAGAAAACATACAATGAAGTGATTCAACTGTCCAAGAAGCAGCTGCTGTCCACAGAGAGGAAGATCAGAGCAGAGTTCAACCAGCTCCATCAGTTcctgaaagaggaagaggagtccaGACTGGCAGctctgagggaggaagaggagcagaagggGAAGATTATCAgcagagagatgaagagcaTTCAGGAGCACATCTCCTCTCTGTCACACAGTATCTCTGCTGTTGAagaagagctgcagaaacacaacgtGCCCTTCCTCAGCAGTTATAAAGCCACTCAGAGCAGAGCCAGAGTCCAGAGCTCACTGTCAGACCCACAGCTGCTCTCAGGAGCGCTGACAGATGTGGCCAAACACCTGGGCAACCTGTCCTTCAGAGTCTGGGAGAAGATGAAGGACAAGGTCCACTTCAGTCCTGTCATTCTGGACCCAAACACTGCAAGCCGCTGGCTCTATCTGTCTGATGATCTGACCAGTGTGAGAAATGGAGACAAATCTCAGCAGCTTCCTGATAATCCAGAGAGATTCACTAACACTGCTAATGTTCTTGGTGCTGAGGGCTTCAGCTCAGGGAAACACAGCTGGGAGTTGGAGGTGGGAGATCATCCTGCCTGGAATATTGGTTTGACTAAAGAGTCAGTTGACAGGAAGGGAAAGCGATGTGCCACACCAAAATATGGAATCTGGTGTTTATCACATGGCAGTGGAAAATACACTAATGGTATTAGTGAGACTGTCAGAGTGGAGAAGAATCTCCAGAGGATCAGAGTCCAGCTGGACTATGACAGGGGGGAGGTGTCCTTCTACGACCCTGAAGACATGACTCACATTTACACTCACGTCATAGACACTTTCACTGAGAAACTCTTCCCATATTTCAGCATTGGATCAGCTGGTGATGCTAAAACTGCTGGTATCACAATCTGTCAAACTGAGATTCCTCTGTGA
- the si:dkey-174n20.1 gene encoding retinol dehydrogenase 14 yields MYFLYTIIASLAVFFILKWLKKRRYCTDLKRLHGKTILITGGNSGIGKETAIALAMRGARVIIACRDPEKADKAVREIKFKSHSLNVLHMELDLANLRSVREFCKSFLQKEKRLHILVNNAGMPGVLDWTDDNFSMCFGVNHLGHFLLTNLLLPRLKECAPSRVITLTCSSYKYQKLNFQDLNYNQLPFFTYCRSKLANIYFSQEVARITEGKGVTSYAVHPGFVQSGWTCHYSILFRMLVQVIMWMFFVPCEIGAQTVIYCAVSDEAAKHSGGYFVDCRPATLRPFARDTAVAKKLWEASERLVNLA; encoded by the exons atgtactttctCTACACAATTATCGCGTCTTTAGCCGTCttcttcattttgaaatggttGAAAAAGAGGAGATATTGCACCGACCTAAAAAGACTTCATGGCAAAACAATTCTCATTACAG GTGGGAATTCTGGCATTGGCAAGGAGACAGCTATTGCCTTGGCAATGAGAGGTGCTCGGGTCATCATCGCCTGCAGAGACCCAGAGAAGGCTGACAAGGCTGTGAGGGAAATCAAGTTTAAGAGTCACAGCCTTAACGTCCTTCACATGGAACTGGATCTGGCCAACCTGCGCTCTGTGAGGGAGTTCTGTAAGAGCTTcctgcagaaagagaagaggcTTCACATCCTGGTCAATAATGCAG GCATGCCCGGTGTCCTCGACTGGACCGACGACAACTTCAGCATGTGTTTTGGTGTCAACCACTTGGGTCACTTCCTCCTAACCAACCTGCTTCTGCCTCGCCTGAAGGAATGCGCCCCCAGCCGGGTGATCACCCTCACATGCTCCAGCTACAAATACCAGAAACTGAACTTCCAGGACCTCAACTACAACCAGCTGCCCTTTTTCACCTACTGCCGCAGCAAGCTGGCAAACATTTACTTCAGTCAGGAAGTGGCCCGCATCACTGAAGGGAAAGGAGTGACCTCCTATGCTGTGCACCCCG GTTTCGTCCAAAGTGGCTGGACATGCCACTACTCCATCCTGTTCCGGATGCTGGTGCAGGTGATCATGTGGATGTTTTTCGTGCCGTGTGAGATCGGAGCACAGACTGTCATCTACTGTGCTGTGTCAGATGAAGCAGCCAAACACAGCGGGGGTTACTTCGTCGACTGCAGACCGGCTACTCTGCGTCCTTTTGCAAGAGACACTGCTGTGGCAAAAAAACTGTGGGAGGCCAGTGAGAGACTGGTGAACCTGGCCTGA